The nucleotide window cgaaggaagatgatttaagcattaatggaagaaaaaattaggaaggaagatgatttaattgttgataattagggaaggaaatcttgaatgagttgatggtggagtaaaaataggatgtggagttttcttgatatgtatcaagagtaaagttaaaaaatgaatttttttttaaaaaataagggatattaataaatatagtctcttaagtatAATATTAATGTAATTTATCCTATCTTTTAAGTCCAAAATAGGTTCCAAAATCCTGACCACATTGCTCATGGTAGGTCTAGACTTGGGTTGTTGGCTCAAGCATTTATAAGCCAATGCGGCCACCTTTTTTGAGGCGTGGGACTATTAATCTGTCGAGTTTGTGTGAATCCTGGAGGCCAAGTTTTGCTCCCTACTAGGACGTTTCTTGTCAATCGCTTTTCGTCCTGTCAGTAATTCTAACAAGACAACTCCGAAGCTATATACATCGCTCCTAGTTGTCAAATATCccgttaaagaaaaaaaaagtttcaatatTTTCAACTCCAAATGATTTAAATTTTGACAAATTAAGTTTATtctgttatttaaattttttagatcaaaaatatgaaatatctattacaacttttttatttaaaattcatccTTACTACTCGAATTAGTGGAAGgttaatcaattaagatatttAAAAGAGATATAAAGTATACGTTTAGACAATTATTCTTAAGGTTAATGGGTGtacaaaaactttaaaataatggAGGACCTACATAAACATTATAATTTGGGTACTCAAAAAACAATTGTGTTTTCTATCCAAGAACTACACTTGTTTTATTGGAGACTAGTTTAATTAACACAAAAGCAGATTGATTGAGCATCCTTTGGATTAAAGGCAATGACACTTCTCGTATAAAAATTTTGAGTGCGCCACTATTTTGGAAGGCACTATATCGATCGGAATGTGAATAAATTTACCGGTTAACATGTATTCGGGCGCAGCATAGCCAGGAGTGCCCATAACACGACTTGTGACATGTGTATCACTACCTTTCGAACCATCCTTTGCTAGTCCAAAGTCCGAAAGCTTAGTCATATAATCCTgatatttcaaatataatttttttatatacttaATTAGCTATACTATgatctaaattaattaaaaagatgtgaaaatagataacaaaattttcaaaggTAGCAATTTAAGGTTAGATTATTACCGAGTCCAAGAGGATATTAGAAGCCTTAAAGGCTCTATAGATTACTGGTTTTTCTTCCTCATGAAGGAAAGCTAACCCCTTTGCAGCATCAAGTGCAATCTTCATTCTGGACAGCCATGGCAAGCTAGTCGAACATCCTGCGTCGGTCACACAAAAAATAATGTTCAGCTTAAACAGATCATTTGGATTTTATTATAACGAGTCATATCCTAACCAGTCCATCATAACTCAATCATCTCTCAATCCTTTAAAAGACTTATTTTGTTGAACGTGCCAATTTATCTTAAGAATTCAACCTTTTGGATCAAGTCATGAATAATTGAGTCATAACCTAACCAGTTTAAAATTGGAGTTCCAAAAAAATGGGTTGAATTAGCCATATCTAACATATTAAATCAGTAAATTAAGCTTTTAATGGAGAATAAATTACACAATAATGTTAATATACtactaatgaaaaataatatatttgagatACATACTTCTAAATAGCTGGTTCTCTAGATTTCCCCTTGTCATGTACTCATAAACAAGAAGCCTTTGTTCATTTTCCCAGCAATATCCAATCAACTTTACTAGATTGGGATGCCTCAATTGCCCAAGTAACACTACTTCTGTCTGAGAActcaacaaattaaatattaaactaTTAGAATAGAGACAGTATTTCAGTGctcaaaatgacaaaaaaagtaaagaatatatatatttgtttttatttgatttaacatgaaatttaagaaagtaaaaaagatttattaatcttgtgatcttaaattagaTATGTATGATGTATCGAAATGCTCTTAAATCTATGTTATGTATTAGAATATAATTGACAACTTTCATTCTTCTGTGCTCTCCAAAAGTGACTCTTCTCAAAATCTCACTCAAAAGGCGTTGAGACATTGAAATCCCATTCTAACTAAGGACACCCCCCACCCCATCCCACCCACCTCTCCTATTTTGCTCGACTATTTGATTTCAAGAACGTTGGCTTTAAAAATGAGTTAACTGCAGTTTTCCAACCCTGACTGCCAAAACTGAGAGTGGACAGCTAATGTATTCCacttactatatataaaatgtgacattctttttcaaacaaactaaaacaataaGTAAGACAGAAAAAATGAAACATATATAGCTTTTTTTTTCTCATCAGCCATTCCATGTTGCCCTGATCACCTCCCAAATTCAGCAACTTAACAGCAACAGGTTAAGATCCTAAACCAGGCTTAATTTTATCATCAATGAACCCCTTATGAACAAGTTCAAATCCaccttctccaagaaaattatatgatgaaAAGTTACTTGTAATAACCTTGAGTTGAGCATATGTAAAAACATGAAGGTTGGATCCAATTATAGCATTTGATGAAAGATCtgttatttttaatgttttgggtacaagaatctgtatataggcaataacaacttcaacacaagttcaaatctgaaacaagaacacttatgaagttccttaacaccttcaacacaagattaaaaataatctatccaaaAACTGTGTTATAATTTTCAGAAATAAGAAGAaacagaaatgtaaagccaagtcccacgacttcacggagtgtccttaagaaataatttccctcactgtacccgaggttgtggaatcttcctcccaggatagaatgtctttcaatccaactatagtggtacctcaaataattggattcatcgaactcactcaacaactaatgatcacaatgagtttttttgaagatattaagagtgtttttgctgtcaaaaatTATATCAATTCATGAGGAATacgtcaggtatttatagcctttaagTGTCCTTTCataaaggatgcattggttcagcaaaAAGACACCTATTCAGTAAAGTCACATCACCTGCGCAGTCTATATTGGAATTGTGCCAGAACTACGGCCGCAGGTTACACTGTCCAATTTCAGTGACTACCTGCACTGCATCTGCGCCCGCAGGTCAAAATAGTGAGCCTTTTTCCTTGAAGGGTAGCATCCCTTCAAGATGTGTTGCGTATGCGTTTGCATGGTGTCCGAAATGTGCCCgcacttggagaaaaataattatatcaaatttttggattaaattttttacttgtaacacaagtttcaaataaaatttgtctaaaaagatagatctcatcgatcaatcaTTTTTTGAATCTGCAGCCAAAGCCGAAGTCGAAgtcgagcgacgacgacgacgacgacgacgatgtgaggcaccaccttgttcttgcctcactatccatgtggagtaagtgttccttattatAAGCACTCTAAAGTTCCCTtctcctaccaatgtgggagaattagtgaactttccaatatAAGAGTATATTTTCCAATTTGGTGTCTCTTTTTTCCTCcactatttttcctccatttATCATTAACACATACACATTGAactcaacaatcccccacatgaatggggaatgactatcttttgaagaatttaaggacAAGCATTTGATCAtttagcaaagactgattgcatctagataagtaggttttcctttgaactttctgtaatgaacatgcatcggatgcactcggtcaatcggtagatttgatatctttaaaccgttgagctttaatgtacGCCTacacaacacatgtcacacaaccaaccttttactatttatggttctcacggttttgttcttttcagccatgaacacgtctcgaTTTTATGAAAGCTTAGAGAATatgcctttactaacattctccttgaagagACTTCCACTTTgtcctcacataggtgatttcaaAATATTCAATCCTGTATATTAAACTATTTAGTCAagtctgccaaatttagataatcattaaaagacttttcaccttaagtattatccttatttactaaacactgtctacatcatgagaataggttggtatattgacaatgttgaacttgTTAGACACAACGTTGTTTGATATCTTGAACCTAGcacttgggatctccagtctgctaggtagagttaccgctatgctgacttgtcctaggccttaaacccattcccttgaaTGTCAtctccactccttctctagataggccttttgtaagtggatccgacatattatcctttgacttaacatagtcaatagtgataattccactaaagagaagttctctaacagtattacgtctccatcttatatgactagatttaccattgtacatcatgctccctgccctacctattgccgtttGGCTATCACAATGAATACATACTAGTgtcactggtttgggccaatacggaatatcttctaagaaattctgaagtcattctgcttcttcaacGGTTTTATCCAATGCAacaaattcagattccattgtagagagAGAAATACAAGTCTGATTGGATGAATTCCAAGAGACCACTCCTCCACCGATAGCAAATACATATCCGCTTGTAAATTTTACTTCGTTTGATACAgtgatccaatttacatcaccatatccttcaagtacctcaagatatttattataatacaaagcatagtcttaagtgtatttaagataccccaaaactctttttattgtcattcaatgagttttattgggattacacgtgtaccaactcaacttactaatagcgcatgctatgtctggtcgtgtacaattcattatatatattaaacatcccaacactcttgcgtactctaattatgagtcactttcatctttattcttttgaagtgcaaaactcacatccaatggagtcttggcaataccaaattctatatactagaatttgtcaagtaccttttcgatataatgagactatgacaatgccaactcctgtggagttctatggatttttATTCCTAAGACCACATCctcaactccaaggtcttttatatAAAACTTGCTCAAGCTTTCATTTTGTAGAATTTATGTCAGAagtgtctctactgatgatcaacatatcacccacatacaaacaaacaatgacttggtgatttggagtgtctttaatgtaaacacatttatcacattcatttatcttaaacccaTTTGACAACATGGTTAGGTCAAACTTCACATGCCACTATTTAGGTTcttattttagtccataaagtgacctaacaagtttacacactttattttcttttcttggaacCAAAAAAAcactcaggttgttccatgtaaattttttccttcaattcttcatttaggaatgttgtttttatatctatttgatggatttcaaaaccatatactgccgccaaggcaattaacattcaaatTAACATTATCCTCGTTACTggcaagtatgtatcaaagtaatcaagaccttccttttgtttgaagacttttactataagtctttccttgtatttgtcaacagtaccatccgcttttattttccttttgaatatccatttagaacctaaagttttatttcctggaggaagatcaaccaactcccacgtatggttgcttaagaatGAATCAATCTTACAATCGACTTCttttttccaaaaggatgagtctgaagacgccatcgcttctttaaatgtttgaggcatattttctaagagaaatgttacaaaatctgatc belongs to Capsicum annuum cultivar UCD-10X-F1 unplaced genomic scaffold, UCD10Xv1.1 ctg4692, whole genome shotgun sequence and includes:
- the LOC107848987 gene encoding LOW QUALITY PROTEIN: serine/threonine-protein kinase RIPK (The sequence of the model RefSeq protein was modified relative to this genomic sequence to represent the inferred CDS: inserted 3 bases in 2 codons; substituted 1 base at 1 genomic stop codon) → ITDLSSNAIIGSNLHVFTYAQLKVITSNFSSYNFLGEGGFELVHKGFIDDKIKPGLGSXPVAVKLLNLGGDQGNMEWLTEVVLLGQLRHPNLVKLIGYCWENEQRLLVYEYMTRGNLENQLFRRCSTSLPWLSRMKIALDAAKGLAFLHEEEKPVIYRAFKASNILLDSDYMTKLSDFGLAKDGSKGSDTHVTSRVMGTPGYAAPEYMLTGYLTTRSDVYSFGVVLLELLTGRKAIDKKRPSREQNLXLQDSHKLDRLIVPRLXKKVAALAYKCLSQQPKSRPTMSNVVRILEPILDLKDIPIGPFVYVVPSFECKRD